The Acidobacteriota bacterium genome includes the window ATAGATGATCCGCCGGTCACAAACGCAAGATCAATCTGTTGAGGGCTCAAATAGGCAGCGTGTTTTCGAAGTGTCGCTCGAAGTCGCGCCTTGCCGCTTGAACTGAAATGCTTCGCCCAAAGCGAGGAGATACCGGGACAGTCAAGCTGACTTTTTGGTCATGGTTTGTCGAGTCAAGAACATCAGCGCACGGACGCATGGCAGAGGTTCTGAACGATGCCGCATCAGCAGGGTAGTCTGGAGTGCGCAGACGTGTCGGCGCACTCTGAACCGACGCCGCATCCCCACAATCGTGTCGCTGGAACTCGCGGCGGATATACTGCGGGGAACCACAGGCGAGATGCCTGCGCCACCACAGGCGGGATGCTTGCGCCACATACGGGCCGCGGTTTGCGGTGCGCGGTTGAAAACGGAGGGAAGGGGCCGGATAATGGGGGCGGGTCGAGAAGAGCCATCGAGCGGGCAATCGTGACCGGAGCCATCGAGGGAGCCGGCGGGCCCGGAGCCGACGAGCATGCCGGCGGAACGGGAGCCGCCGGGCGGATCGGCCGTGCAACCGAGTGCGGCTGGACGGACCGGATGCCGATTCGCCGCTGCGGGACGTGACGGACAAACCGGTCGCCCGCCGTCAACCCGCCCGAATCAGGCGTCCCGGTTCCCGGCCCGCGGCGGGCCGGTTGCCACGACCGCGGTGGCCGTCAAAGGAGCAGCCAATTCATGAAGCGGTTTCCCAGCCGGCGCGTCCTCATCACCGGCGCGGGCTCCGGGCTCGGCCGGGCCCTGGCCCTGGAGTTCGCCCGCCGGGGCTGGCGGGTCGCCGTGGCCGAGATCGACGCCGGGCGCGCGAAGGAGACGGCACGGCGGGTCCGGGCGGCCGGCGGCGAGGCGCTGGAGATCCCCTGCGACGTCTGCCGCCCCGAAGACCTGGAAGCGGCGGCGCGCGTCGTCGGCGACGCCTGGGGCGGACTCGACATCCTGGTGAACAACGTCGGCAGCGTGGCCGCCGGCCGCTTCGAGCAGATCCCCCTCGCGGAGTGGGACCGCATCCTGACCGTCAACCTCCGAAGCGTGATCCACGGCTGCCGCGCCTTCATCCCCGGCTTCAAGGCGCAGGGCGGCGGCCACATCGTCAACATCGCCTCCGCCGCCGGGTTCGCCACGTATCCCGAGATGGCCGGCTACAACGCGTCCAAGGCCGCGGTGATCGCCCTGTCCGAGACCCTGCGGGTGGAGCTGGCGCCCCACCGGGTGGGCGTGACGGTGGTCTGCCCCACCTACTTCCGGTCCAACATCATGGAGGGCTTCACTTCCACCGACGCGCGCCAGCGGCGGATGGCCGAGGTGCTGCTCCGGCGCGCCCGGACCACCGCCGACGCGATCGCCCGCCGCGTGGTCCGCGCCGTCGGCCGCGGACGGTTCCGCGTGATCACCCCGCTGGGCGGACGGGCGATCTGGCTGTGCCAGCGGCTGTTCCCCGGGTTGTACCTGCGGGGCCTGACCGCGGTGTACCGCAGCGGCTATCTGGAGAAGACATTCCGGGGACGGCGGCGTCCGCCGGCAGCGGATCAACGTCCCTGACGGATCGCGCGCCGTCAGGACGCCGGCGCCGACGCGGCGCGCCAGGCCGCCAGGGCGGCGGGGAAGGGGGCGAGGGCGCGGTCGAGAATTCCCATGGTCGCGGCGATGGCCAGACCGTAGTTGGTCACCGGCACGCCGGCGGCACGGCCGCGCAGGATCCGGCCCAACATCTCCCGGCGGTTCTGCATGCAGCCGCCGCAGTGCACCACGAGGCGGTAGCGATCCAAGTCCGCCGGGAAATCGTGCCCCTGGACGGTGTCGAACTCGAGGGGGCCGCCCACATGCTCGGTGAGCCAGCGCGGCAGCTTGATCCGGCCGATGTCGTCGGCGATGGGATGGTGGCTGCACGCCTCGGCCACCAGCACCCGGTCGCCAGGCCGGAGGGCGGTGATGGCCGCCGCGCCCCGGGCCAGCTCGGCCAGGTCGCCCTTGAAGCGGGCGAAGAGGATGGAGAACGAGG containing:
- a CDS encoding SDR family NAD(P)-dependent oxidoreductase — its product is MKRFPSRRVLITGAGSGLGRALALEFARRGWRVAVAEIDAGRAKETARRVRAAGGEALEIPCDVCRPEDLEAAARVVGDAWGGLDILVNNVGSVAAGRFEQIPLAEWDRILTVNLRSVIHGCRAFIPGFKAQGGGHIVNIASAAGFATYPEMAGYNASKAAVIALSETLRVELAPHRVGVTVVCPTYFRSNIMEGFTSTDARQRRMAEVLLRRARTTADAIARRVVRAVGRGRFRVITPLGGRAIWLCQRLFPGLYLRGLTAVYRSGYLEKTFRGRRRPPAADQRP